DNA sequence from the Methanobacterium petrolearium genome:
TTCAATGGCACGCATCCTGTTAAGCTGAGGTCGACCCGCCTGGTTCTCAATAGCCCATTCTTTAGCGAACTTACCAGTCTGAATCTCTTTCAAGATTTGTTTCATTTCTTTCCTGGATTCTTCGGTTATAACTCTATCTCTACGGGTCAGGCCTCCGAATTCTGCGGTGTTACTCACATCATTCCACATGCCAGCGAAGCCTTTCTGGTATATCAGATCTACAATTAATTTGAGTTCGTGGCAGGTTTCAAAGTACGCCACTTCTGGCTGGTAACCAGCTTCCACCAGGGTCTGGAAACCTGCTTTGATGAGTTCAGTGGCCCCTCCACATAGTACGGCCTGTTCTCCGAAGAGATCGGTTTCGGTCTCTTCTTTAAAAGTAGTTTCCAGAACACCTGCACGGGTGAGGCCGCTTCCCTGGCCCATGGCCAGAGCAATCTGCAGAGCATCACCAGTGTAATCTTGTTCCACAGCTACTAATCCAGGAACACCAAATCCATCTAAATATTGTTGTCTGACTGTGGAACCAGGCCCTTTAGGTGCTATCATGGTAATATTGACATTTTTTGGTGGTTTTATGTACTGATAGTGAATGTTGTATCCGTGGGAGAAGCTTATGGTGTTTCCCTCTTTAATACCATCTTTGATGTTTTTTTCGTAAACCTGGGCCTGTATCTCATCTGGAATGAGTATATGAATAACATCCGCTTCTTTGGACGCTGCTTCAACAGTCATAACTGGCATATCATGTTCAATTGCAGTTTCCCATGAGTCACCGCCTTTCCTAAGTCCTACAATAACAT
Encoded proteins:
- the ilvC gene encoding ketol-acid reductoisomerase, whose product is MKIYYEKDVNMDVLKDKTVAVIGYGSQGMAQSRNMADSGLDVIVGLRKGGDSWETAIEHDMPVMTVEAASKEADVIHILIPDEIQAQVYEKNIKDGIKEGNTISFSHGYNIHYQYIKPPKNVNITMIAPKGPGSTVRQQYLDGFGVPGLVAVEQDYTGDALQIALAMGQGSGLTRAGVLETTFKEETETDLFGEQAVLCGGATELIKAGFQTLVEAGYQPEVAYFETCHELKLIVDLIYQKGFAGMWNDVSNTAEFGGLTRRDRVITEESRKEMKQILKEIQTGKFAKEWAIENQAGRPQLNRMRAIESELEIEKKGKKLRKLCGLEE